A single Anatilimnocola floriformis DNA region contains:
- a CDS encoding diguanylate cyclase domain-containing protein codes for MSARPFSILIVSVNRTLLRRVSKFLEIFGYEVRQASNDAAAIAAAEANPPDFLLVDGTDKNSSAINSKQLCRQVRRLDSLVFTYCILFIDNAEVSALTESLEAGFDDFLSADVVYGELLARLRAGARVLEYERRLAEQSGLDPITGLIERSLWFRDWTKWQQAVEADKTIRAVPYLAVLDFDSFGRFSRVYGLLTYRELLKSTANTIQRALPANALAGSLHNERLAILFTAADDSAAEKTAETWLKSLRTSTFRLGTAEVKVTASIGYTAVQAGEPADVALQRAGNALQLAKVSGRDCAVHSDEVDDEQQTWTEIAAEGQLFATTTARDVMISCPLTIGADETVDQGLALLAQTQLELLPVVDAEGRMLGLVTEARLQSARTPGNRPRQPSVRLVRHVMETEYKKFDEVAPLNEMMEHFAESEHDYAVVVRDQRPLGLIYCQGLAALNERLQVTAFQPAGVSDGSEYLLVPEIFSSDTE; via the coding sequence ATGTCTGCCCGACCATTCTCGATCTTGATCGTCTCGGTCAACCGCACGTTGCTACGGCGGGTGTCGAAATTCCTCGAGATCTTTGGCTATGAGGTACGGCAGGCCTCGAATGATGCGGCTGCAATTGCCGCCGCGGAGGCCAATCCGCCGGATTTTCTGCTGGTCGATGGCACCGACAAAAACAGCTCGGCCATCAACAGCAAGCAGCTTTGTCGGCAAGTCCGGCGGCTGGATTCGCTCGTTTTCACTTACTGCATTCTGTTTATCGATAACGCCGAAGTATCCGCGCTCACGGAATCACTCGAAGCGGGCTTCGACGATTTTCTCTCTGCTGATGTGGTCTATGGCGAACTGCTCGCGCGGCTGCGAGCCGGCGCCCGCGTGCTCGAATACGAACGCCGCCTGGCCGAACAAAGCGGCCTCGATCCGATCACGGGTTTGATCGAACGGAGCCTCTGGTTCCGCGATTGGACCAAGTGGCAACAAGCGGTCGAAGCCGACAAAACGATTCGCGCCGTTCCCTATTTGGCCGTGCTCGACTTCGATTCCTTCGGCCGGTTTTCGCGTGTATATGGTTTGCTGACCTATCGCGAACTGCTGAAATCGACCGCGAACACCATTCAACGAGCCCTGCCGGCGAATGCCTTGGCGGGCTCGCTCCACAACGAACGGCTGGCTATTCTCTTCACCGCTGCCGATGATTCCGCAGCCGAAAAGACCGCGGAAACATGGCTAAAATCGCTGCGCACCTCGACTTTCCGCCTCGGCACGGCCGAAGTGAAAGTAACCGCCAGCATTGGCTACACCGCGGTGCAAGCCGGCGAACCAGCCGATGTCGCGCTGCAACGAGCCGGCAATGCTCTGCAGCTAGCGAAGGTCTCGGGCCGCGACTGCGCGGTGCATAGCGACGAAGTTGACGACGAACAACAAACGTGGACCGAGATCGCCGCCGAAGGTCAGCTCTTTGCCACGACCACAGCCCGCGATGTGATGATCTCTTGCCCACTCACGATCGGCGCCGATGAAACGGTCGATCAAGGGTTGGCGCTGCTCGCTCAAACGCAACTCGAATTGTTGCCGGTCGTCGATGCCGAAGGTCGCATGCTGGGTCTGGTGACCGAAGCTCGTTTGCAAAGCGCTCGCACACCGGGCAATCGGCCGCGACAACCTTCGGTGCGATTGGTGCGGCATGTGATGGAAACAGAATACAAGAAGTTCGATGAAGTGGCGCCGCTCAATGAAATGATGGAGCACTTCGCCGAAAGCGAACACGACTATGCCGTTGTCGTGCGAGATCAAAGGCCGCTCGGCCTGATCTATTGCCAAGGCCTGGCTGCTTTGAACGAACGCCTGCAAGTCACGGCGTTTCAACCGGCCGGCGTGAGTGATGGTAGTGAATACCTACTCGTGCCGGAGATTTTCTCCAGCGATACGGAATAG
- a CDS encoding type II secretion system F family protein has translation MLTLLIIGASFIGVACLVGGVASIAFRSEGGSAVEDRLDMLAGLSNPAQAKKKDEINLLTNPLGETNPFEEWLAKSFNLRLFLQQADTKVSPAKLALMCAGLAGAGVLLPIMARLPMVFAPLGLLLGPIPFLYFYMKRGRRLGKFAKQLPEALELISRALRAGHSLAAGFKLCADEMGSPIGDEFNRCYEAQNLGQPLEDAIEEMTDRVPNLDLRFFATAVILQRQTGGDLAEILDKIGHLVRERYKIYGMIQSLTGEGRLSGAVLLGLPPVLAIVMWRLNPGYLSMLFTDPMGHQMLAAGVVLQILGALVIRKIINIKV, from the coding sequence ATGCTAACGCTTCTCATCATCGGCGCGTCCTTTATCGGCGTGGCTTGCCTTGTGGGCGGCGTCGCGAGCATCGCGTTCCGCTCCGAAGGGGGCAGCGCGGTCGAAGATCGCTTGGATATGCTCGCGGGACTTTCGAATCCCGCGCAAGCCAAGAAAAAGGACGAGATCAATCTCCTCACGAACCCGCTGGGAGAGACCAACCCGTTCGAAGAATGGCTGGCGAAAAGCTTTAATCTGCGACTGTTCTTGCAACAAGCCGATACCAAGGTCTCGCCGGCGAAGCTCGCGCTGATGTGTGCCGGTCTCGCCGGCGCCGGCGTACTGCTGCCCATCATGGCTCGCCTGCCGATGGTCTTCGCGCCGCTCGGTTTGCTGCTCGGACCAATCCCGTTCCTGTACTTTTATATGAAGCGCGGTCGGCGGCTCGGAAAGTTTGCCAAGCAATTGCCGGAAGCACTTGAATTGATCTCCCGCGCCCTCCGCGCCGGTCACTCGCTCGCTGCCGGTTTCAAGCTGTGCGCTGACGAAATGGGTTCGCCGATCGGCGACGAATTCAATCGCTGCTACGAAGCACAAAACCTTGGTCAACCGCTCGAAGATGCTATCGAGGAAATGACCGATCGCGTGCCGAACCTCGACTTGCGGTTCTTTGCAACCGCGGTGATTCTGCAACGGCAAACGGGTGGTGACCTCGCCGAAATTCTCGACAAGATCGGCCACCTTGTTCGCGAACGCTACAAGATTTACGGCATGATTCAGTCCCTCACGGGCGAAGGCCGGTTGTCGGGCGCGGTGTTGCTCGGCTTGCCGCCGGTGCTCGCCATCGTCATGTGGCGGCTCAATCCCGGTTACTTGTCGATGCTCTTCACCGACCCGATGGGCCATCAAATGCTGGCGGCCGGCGTCGTGCTGCAGATCCTCGGCGCGCTCGTCATCCGTAAGATTATCAATATCAAAGTTTAA
- a CDS encoding type II secretion system F family protein has translation MNAILTNHWLVQLAAFGLIACITWLAIEWLSGSNSRAEQRLEDFRDPAGRKKRADGITKGDNLSRMLEAASPALAKPLAPKTEAERNKLKEKLSYAGFRSEGAPMVFQASKFLLLLIGLFIGGGASIFVYGLTQAALFRIVMIAGLSFYLPELVIMYMAKKRKESIFLGLPDALDLMVVCVEAGLGLDQAMRKVAEEMKKCYRNIANEFGLCNMQLQMGRVRSQVLQELGSRSGVDDLKSLASILIQADKFGSSIAQALRVQSEAMRTRRAQIAEEKAAKTAVKLIFPLVLFIFPGIFVILVGPAAITMVREMFPAMNGGGS, from the coding sequence ATGAACGCTATTCTCACCAATCATTGGCTCGTCCAGCTCGCTGCGTTCGGTCTGATCGCTTGCATCACCTGGCTGGCCATCGAATGGCTTTCGGGGAGCAACAGCCGGGCCGAGCAACGGCTCGAGGACTTTCGTGATCCGGCTGGGCGAAAGAAGCGGGCCGACGGCATTACCAAGGGAGACAATCTCTCGCGGATGCTCGAAGCCGCGTCGCCGGCGCTCGCCAAACCGCTGGCGCCGAAGACTGAAGCCGAACGAAATAAACTGAAAGAAAAACTCTCGTACGCCGGCTTTCGTAGTGAAGGCGCGCCGATGGTTTTTCAAGCCTCGAAATTCCTACTGCTGCTGATCGGGTTGTTCATCGGCGGCGGTGCATCGATTTTTGTTTACGGCCTGACGCAAGCCGCGCTGTTTCGCATTGTGATGATCGCCGGCCTCAGCTTCTACTTGCCGGAGCTGGTCATCATGTACATGGCCAAGAAACGAAAAGAATCGATCTTCCTCGGCTTGCCCGATGCGCTCGACCTGATGGTGGTGTGCGTCGAAGCCGGCCTCGGTCTCGACCAGGCAATGCGTAAAGTCGCTGAAGAAATGAAGAAGTGCTATCGCAACATCGCCAACGAATTCGGCCTGTGCAACATGCAGTTGCAGATGGGCCGCGTTCGCTCGCAAGTGCTGCAAGAACTCGGTTCGCGCAGCGGTGTCGACGATCTGAAATCGCTCGCCTCGATTCTGATCCAAGCCGACAAGTTCGGCAGTAGCATCGCCCAAGCTCTTCGCGTGCAATCCGAAGCGATGCGTACTCGCCGCGCTCAAATCGCCGAAGAAAAAGCCGCCAAGACGGCGGTAAAATTGATCTTCCCGCTGGTGCTCTTCATCTTCCCGGGCATCTTTGTGATCCTCGTCGGCCCGGCCGCGATCACGATGGTCCGCGAAATGTTCCCGGCGATGAACGGCGGCGGGTCGTAA
- a CDS encoding putative sugar nucleotidyl transferase, which yields MQIIVFEDEQINRLFPITVGRPAYAMTCGSYRLIDWLAVLNTELSCSLRGIVRPHLMTIQQVDYPQFTAVPALGDGNTLLVNARLVPSVGTYETLKQLVAEGRSGTVRVGESIAAAFLSRESPQPPAHADVHKFLEFLHNPGLWKLPVIERQLPLLSWPHDLVRYNLEIISASLAHRIASGKYREIATGVFAAEGAVLGQYCTTDTSKGPVLLDENATVGPYSFLRGPAYLGPKAKVIEHSAIKDAVSLGHTTKIGGEVEASIVEPYTNKQHHGFLGHSYLGSWINLGAGTCNSDLKNTYGSVKMDYRGESVPTGMQFVGCMMGDYSKSAINTGIFTGKTVGCCSMLYGYVTTNVASFVNYARLFGQVTELPPDVMIATQQRMFARRNVQQRACDAQLINDMYELTRNERQLAGEPLQL from the coding sequence ATGCAAATCATCGTTTTCGAAGACGAACAGATCAATCGTCTGTTCCCCATCACTGTCGGTCGGCCCGCGTATGCAATGACCTGCGGCAGCTATCGATTGATCGATTGGCTCGCAGTACTGAATACCGAATTGAGCTGCTCGCTGCGCGGCATTGTTCGTCCGCACCTGATGACGATTCAGCAGGTCGACTATCCGCAATTCACCGCCGTTCCTGCGCTCGGCGATGGCAATACGCTGCTGGTCAACGCGCGGCTGGTCCCGTCGGTTGGCACTTACGAAACGCTGAAACAACTTGTTGCCGAAGGCCGATCGGGAACAGTTCGCGTCGGCGAATCAATCGCCGCGGCGTTTCTTTCGCGCGAGAGTCCCCAGCCGCCGGCGCACGCCGATGTGCATAAATTCCTGGAGTTTTTGCACAATCCCGGACTTTGGAAATTGCCGGTGATCGAGCGGCAGTTGCCACTCCTTTCCTGGCCGCATGACCTCGTGCGCTACAACCTGGAGATCATTTCGGCGAGCCTCGCTCATCGAATCGCGAGCGGCAAATATCGGGAAATCGCGACTGGCGTGTTCGCCGCCGAAGGTGCCGTGCTCGGTCAGTATTGCACGACCGATACCAGCAAAGGCCCGGTGTTGCTCGATGAAAACGCGACCGTCGGTCCGTATTCGTTCTTGCGTGGCCCGGCCTACTTGGGGCCGAAAGCGAAAGTAATTGAGCACTCGGCGATCAAAGATGCCGTGTCGCTGGGCCACACCACGAAGATCGGCGGCGAAGTGGAAGCCAGCATCGTCGAGCCCTACACCAACAAGCAGCATCACGGCTTTCTCGGGCACAGCTATCTCGGCAGCTGGATCAATCTAGGCGCCGGCACGTGCAACAGCGATCTCAAAAACACCTACGGCAGCGTGAAGATGGATTACCGGGGCGAGTCGGTCCCCACTGGCATGCAGTTCGTCGGCTGCATGATGGGCGACTACTCAAAATCTGCGATTAACACCGGCATTTTTACGGGAAAAACGGTCGGTTGCTGCAGCATGCTCTACGGATATGTGACGACCAACGTCGCGAGCTTTGTGAACTACGCCCGCCTCTTCGGCCAGGTGACCGAACTGCCGCCGGATGTGATGATCGCCACGCAGCAACGGATGTTCGCCCGCCGTAACGTGCAGCAACGTGCCTGCGATGCGCAGTTGATTAACGACATGTATGAGCTGACTCGCAATGAACGGCAATTGGCCGGCGAACCGTTGCAACTCTAG
- a CDS encoding ABC-F family ATP-binding cassette domain-containing protein yields the protein MAASIQLFDLAWSTPAGQPLLADLNLRFAARKTGLVGRNGVGKTTLLKLIAGELTPTRGRVAVAGTLGVLRQVVQVDPAKTIADLFGLTAGLRLLDCVESGEASEQELADADWTLEARLAEALNRVGLQTTPQTRLATLSGGQRTRASLAALLFADTDFLLLDEPTNNLDREGRRAVIDMLAAWRGGAIVVSHDRELLETMESIVELTSLGAKEYGGNWSTYREQKQLELAAAERDLADAEKKMAAVARDTQATRERQSRRAATGRKAGKRGGIPKIMIGGLKQNAEKTAAGNERLGEKLREQAANAAATARSRIEILQPFAVELPPTNLPASKIILKLESLSAGYDPEQPILQNLSFEVIGPERVAIAGPNGCGKTTLLNVITKKLEPSAGLIRVATDFALLDQQVSLLDPQQSIRDNFRRLNPVADENACRASLARFMFRADAALQIAGTLSGGQLLRAGLACVLGRETPPPLLLLDEPTNHLDIDSIEVVEAGLRAYDGALVVVSHDESFLQAIGITRRLTLPMVASS from the coding sequence ATGGCCGCTTCCATTCAACTGTTTGATCTCGCCTGGTCCACGCCTGCCGGTCAGCCGCTGCTTGCTGATCTGAACCTGCGTTTCGCCGCGCGAAAAACGGGACTCGTCGGCCGCAATGGCGTGGGGAAGACTACGCTGCTCAAACTGATCGCCGGCGAACTCACGCCCACTCGCGGTCGAGTCGCCGTCGCTGGCACGCTTGGCGTGTTGCGGCAGGTCGTGCAGGTTGACCCTGCGAAAACGATCGCCGATTTATTTGGTTTGACAGCAGGTTTGCGGCTTCTCGATTGCGTCGAAAGTGGCGAGGCCAGTGAACAAGAACTCGCCGATGCCGATTGGACGCTCGAAGCTCGCCTGGCCGAAGCACTGAATCGCGTCGGCCTGCAGACGACTCCGCAAACTCGACTGGCGACATTGTCAGGCGGGCAACGAACTCGTGCGAGTCTCGCCGCGCTGCTGTTTGCAGATACTGACTTTCTGTTGCTCGATGAACCGACGAATAATCTCGATCGCGAAGGGCGTCGCGCGGTGATCGACATGCTGGCCGCGTGGCGGGGCGGCGCCATCGTCGTCAGTCACGATCGTGAGTTGCTGGAAACGATGGAGTCGATCGTTGAACTCACTTCGCTCGGCGCGAAGGAGTACGGCGGAAACTGGAGCACCTATCGAGAGCAGAAGCAACTCGAACTAGCCGCGGCCGAGCGCGACCTGGCCGATGCGGAGAAGAAAATGGCCGCCGTGGCTCGCGACACGCAGGCGACTCGCGAACGCCAATCGCGCCGCGCCGCCACCGGCCGCAAAGCAGGAAAGCGCGGTGGAATTCCAAAGATCATGATCGGCGGTTTGAAACAAAACGCCGAAAAAACGGCGGCGGGGAACGAACGACTGGGCGAAAAACTGCGCGAGCAGGCCGCCAATGCTGCTGCGACGGCCCGTAGCCGAATCGAAATCCTGCAGCCCTTTGCAGTGGAGCTGCCGCCCACGAATTTGCCTGCCAGCAAGATCATTCTCAAGTTGGAATCGCTTTCGGCCGGTTATGATCCGGAGCAGCCGATCCTGCAAAACCTGTCGTTTGAAGTGATCGGCCCCGAGCGAGTTGCCATCGCCGGCCCAAACGGTTGCGGCAAGACCACGCTCCTCAATGTCATTACGAAGAAACTCGAACCCAGCGCCGGCCTGATTCGTGTCGCGACTGATTTCGCATTGCTCGATCAGCAGGTAAGTCTGCTTGATCCCCAGCAATCGATCCGCGACAACTTCCGCCGCTTGAATCCCGTTGCCGATGAAAATGCCTGCCGCGCGTCTCTCGCGCGATTCATGTTTCGCGCCGATGCTGCTCTGCAAATCGCCGGCACACTCAGTGGCGGCCAACTACTGCGGGCCGGTTTGGCTTGCGTGCTCGGCCGCGAAACGCCGCCGCCGTTATTGCTACTCGATGAGCCGACGAACCACCTCGATATCGATTCGATCGAAGTTGTCGAAGCGGGCCTGAGAGCATACGACGGCGCGCTGGTTGTCGTCAGCCATGACGAATCGTTCTTGCAAGCCATCGGCATTACACGCCGGTTGACGCTGCCGATGGTTGCGAGCAGTTAA
- a CDS encoding CpaF family protein, which translates to MPAAARSAADASKAEEFDLLKRKIHNKLVDKLDLNRVGELQGDVLRREIRLVVEHLCDTEETFLNRTERERLIEEVLDETFGLGPLEMLLKDHTISDILINGPKSIFVERRGKLEKTNVEFRDNGHLLQIIDRIVSKVGRRVDEVCPMVDARLTDGSRVNAIIPPLALDGAAVSIRRFGSSPLKLEDLLNYKALTPEMVMLLEGAMKARLNIVVAGGTGSGKTTLLNTLSSFIPNHERVITIEDAAELRLQQEHVVRLETRPPNIEGKGAITATDLVKNALRMRPERIIIGECRGPETLDMLQAMNTGHDGSLTTLHANTPRDALARLETMIMMSGFELPIKAMRQQIASAVHLLIQANRLQGGIRRVTSITEVVGMEQDTIVMQDIYRYVQEGIDETGRARGRFEATGIRPTFMHKLESAGIRLPSSAFRQRVMLPD; encoded by the coding sequence ATGCCCGCTGCTGCTCGTTCGGCCGCTGACGCCTCCAAGGCCGAAGAATTCGATCTGCTGAAACGCAAGATCCACAACAAGCTCGTCGATAAGCTCGACCTCAACCGCGTCGGCGAATTGCAAGGCGATGTACTCCGCCGCGAAATTCGCCTCGTCGTCGAACACTTGTGCGATACGGAAGAAACCTTCCTCAACCGCACCGAACGCGAACGCCTCATCGAAGAAGTGCTCGATGAAACGTTCGGCCTTGGTCCTTTGGAAATGCTCCTCAAGGATCACACGATCTCCGATATTTTGATCAACGGCCCGAAGAGCATCTTTGTCGAACGCCGCGGCAAGCTCGAAAAGACCAACGTCGAATTCCGCGATAACGGCCACTTGCTGCAGATCATCGACCGCATCGTGTCGAAGGTCGGTCGCCGCGTCGACGAAGTCTGCCCAATGGTCGACGCCCGTTTGACGGACGGCTCCCGCGTGAATGCCATCATTCCGCCGCTCGCTCTCGACGGTGCTGCGGTTTCCATTCGTCGTTTCGGTTCGTCGCCGCTGAAGCTCGAAGACCTGCTGAACTACAAAGCCCTCACGCCCGAAATGGTCATGCTCCTCGAAGGAGCGATGAAGGCGCGACTCAACATCGTCGTCGCCGGCGGTACTGGTTCCGGTAAAACGACGCTGCTCAATACGCTCAGCAGCTTCATTCCGAATCACGAACGCGTGATCACCATCGAAGACGCGGCGGAACTTCGGCTGCAACAAGAACACGTAGTGCGTCTGGAAACGCGGCCACCAAACATCGAAGGGAAGGGCGCCATCACGGCAACCGACCTGGTGAAGAATGCCCTGCGTATGCGTCCAGAGCGAATCATCATCGGCGAATGCCGCGGTCCGGAAACTCTGGACATGCTGCAAGCCATGAATACGGGCCACGATGGCTCGCTTACCACGCTCCACGCCAATACACCGCGCGATGCTTTGGCTCGTCTGGAAACGATGATCATGATGTCGGGCTTCGAGCTCCCCATCAAAGCCATGCGTCAACAAATTGCCTCGGCCGTGCACTTGCTCATCCAGGCCAACCGCTTGCAAGGTGGTATCCGCCGCGTGACGAGCATCACCGAAGTGGTGGGTATGGAACAAGACACGATCGTCATGCAAGACATTTACCGTTACGTGCAAGAAGGCATCGACGAAACGGGCCGCGCCCGCGGTCGCTTCGAGGCAACCGGCATTCGTCCCACCTTCATGCACAAACTCGAATCGGCCGGCATCCGCCTGCCATCGAGCGCATTCCGTCAACGCGTGATGCTGCCAGACTAA
- a CDS encoding EAL domain-containing protein: MRTKILLPETKQAPYLERMNGSHEPIIIEKFPFTLGRNESCDYQVPSTRVSREHAAIQKDGKHFRIKDLGSTNGTLVNGKKIGEALLNDGDLLTFADAEFCFRTPCTEASRVTVTHVMNGGQVAAAEPDSSGEDRAARDFIHAIRSLHEGLLHRALRTRFQPVVELSTGQAIGYEAIRRTEAVHGELPTTERLLQTVDCRLTERWQQLHRLLATEQAAEEGNGNLLLVNLQPAEVGADGLPETLAALQGKLSRKRLIAEIPHSAVVDIPFFREFLSRLRELNVGVCYAGFSSGQNQVRAHEQFAPDYLQLASSLVRGVDRSTQRQQQIKALVDAAVAAGSQIIATGVHSENEAQTCRELGCQLAQGDHYGRPQTMQWGALA; encoded by the coding sequence ATGCGTACGAAAATCTTATTGCCCGAAACGAAACAAGCCCCGTACCTCGAACGGATGAACGGTTCGCATGAACCGATCATCATCGAGAAGTTTCCCTTCACGCTGGGGCGCAACGAGTCGTGCGACTACCAGGTCCCCTCGACCCGCGTCTCGCGTGAACATGCTGCCATTCAAAAGGACGGCAAGCATTTTCGCATCAAAGATCTCGGCAGCACCAACGGCACGCTGGTGAACGGCAAGAAGATCGGCGAAGCGCTGCTCAACGACGGCGACTTACTGACCTTTGCCGATGCAGAGTTCTGCTTTCGCACGCCCTGCACCGAAGCCTCGCGAGTGACCGTCACGCATGTGATGAACGGCGGGCAGGTTGCTGCGGCCGAACCCGATTCCTCTGGCGAAGATCGCGCAGCTCGCGACTTCATTCATGCGATTCGCTCGCTGCACGAAGGTTTGTTGCATCGTGCTCTCCGCACTCGCTTTCAGCCGGTCGTCGAGCTCTCGACCGGTCAGGCCATTGGCTATGAAGCCATCCGCCGAACCGAAGCAGTGCACGGCGAGTTGCCGACGACGGAGCGCTTGCTGCAAACCGTCGACTGCCGATTGACCGAGCGCTGGCAGCAGTTGCATCGGCTGCTGGCCACTGAGCAAGCGGCCGAGGAAGGGAACGGCAACTTGTTGCTTGTGAATTTGCAGCCAGCCGAAGTAGGCGCCGATGGCTTGCCGGAGACGCTCGCCGCGCTGCAAGGCAAACTTTCCCGAAAACGTCTGATCGCCGAGATTCCACACTCGGCCGTAGTCGACATCCCGTTCTTTCGGGAGTTTCTCAGTCGACTGCGCGAACTGAATGTCGGCGTGTGTTACGCCGGCTTCAGCAGTGGCCAGAATCAGGTGCGAGCGCATGAGCAGTTCGCCCCCGATTATCTGCAACTGGCCTCGTCGCTCGTTCGCGGCGTCGATCGGAGTACGCAACGACAGCAGCAGATTAAAGCGCTGGTCGATGCAGCGGTGGCGGCCGGTTCGCAAATCATTGCGACCGGCGTGCATAGTGAGAATGAAGCCCAGACTTGTCGCGAGTTGGGTTGCCAACTTGCTCAAGGGGATCATTATGGTCGGCCGCAGACCATGCAGTGGGGTGCGCTAGCGTAG
- the mobA gene encoding molybdenum cofactor guanylyltransferase: MTKELAIMLKVRVAQSLPSARRVEEHIMQAGGIILCGGQSSRMGAPKAALPFGPELMLQRVYRLLSEVVQPIVVVSAADQVLPELPADALFAQDEQPSRGPLEGLRAGMKVMQPLCDLVYVTSCDVPLLQPGFVRRMLELAEGYEAAATVDGEFVHPLSAAYRTSLVGKIEQLLNADQLRPNALLKQINTRFVTVEEMRTVDPQLSTLRNLNRPEEYLAALREAGFE; encoded by the coding sequence ATGACGAAAGAGCTGGCGATTATGCTGAAAGTGCGGGTGGCACAATCGCTACCATCCGCACGACGCGTCGAAGAGCACATCATGCAGGCTGGCGGCATCATTCTTTGTGGCGGGCAGAGCAGCCGGATGGGCGCGCCGAAGGCGGCGTTGCCGTTCGGGCCGGAGTTGATGTTGCAGCGGGTTTATCGCCTGTTAAGTGAGGTCGTGCAGCCGATCGTGGTTGTTTCTGCCGCCGATCAAGTTTTGCCGGAATTGCCGGCAGATGCTTTGTTTGCCCAGGACGAGCAGCCTAGCCGCGGTCCGCTCGAAGGTTTGCGCGCGGGGATGAAGGTCATGCAGCCGCTGTGCGATCTGGTCTATGTCACCAGTTGCGATGTGCCGTTGCTACAGCCTGGTTTTGTGCGACGGATGCTGGAACTCGCCGAAGGGTATGAAGCAGCGGCAACGGTTGACGGCGAGTTCGTTCATCCGCTATCGGCCGCATATCGAACGAGCCTGGTAGGAAAGATCGAGCAGCTCTTAAATGCAGATCAACTGCGGCCAAATGCGTTGCTGAAGCAGATCAACACGCGATTTGTGACGGTAGAGGAAATGCGCACTGTGGATCCGCAGCTATCCACACTGCGGAATTTGAATCGGCCTGAAGAGTATCTGGCGGCGTTGCGGGAAGCCGGGTTCGAATAG
- a CDS encoding 2Fe-2S iron-sulfur cluster-binding protein: MPKLMVENVGEFEVPHGKRLVLAIAQDAGVDQLHACGGNARCTTCRIEFVQGEPDRMTVAERDLLKARGLSGIRLSCQINCDEDMTVRVISRLAGSGRKDAGHIPAAEIQPPPDWTTK; encoded by the coding sequence ATGCCGAAATTGATGGTGGAAAATGTTGGCGAGTTCGAAGTGCCGCACGGTAAGCGGTTGGTTTTGGCGATTGCGCAGGATGCGGGAGTCGATCAACTGCATGCTTGCGGCGGAAATGCACGGTGTACGACCTGCCGCATTGAGTTCGTCCAAGGCGAGCCGGATCGGATGACTGTTGCTGAGCGCGACTTGCTCAAGGCGCGCGGGCTTTCGGGAATCCGGCTGAGTTGTCAGATCAATTGCGATGAGGACATGACGGTACGCGTCATCAGCCGTTTGGCAGGAAGCGGGCGAAAGGATGCGGGGCACATTCCGGCTGCCGAAATCCAGCCGCCGCCTGATTGGACGACCAAATAA